The Erythrobacter aurantius genome includes a window with the following:
- the panC gene encoding pantoate--beta-alanine ligase has translation MQTAHALDVLRTQVDRLRTGGATIGLVPTMGALHQGHLTLVRRAREACDHVVASIFVNPTQFGPNEDLDAYPRQLAEDAAMLEAEGCALLWAPTVEEMYPDGFVTNVSVREVSEGLCGAARPGHFDGVATVVCKLFNQVRPDMAFFGEKDFQQLAVIRAMARDLDLTQPHFRSIIGVPTVREADGLAMSSRNRYLSPENRAAAATLPQAMKQAIAAIEGGGEVGAALAELQSQLLGAGFASVDYATLADATSLRPLTAFSGAAARLLVAARIGGTRLIDNMAVG, from the coding sequence GTGCAAACCGCGCATGCACTCGATGTGTTGAGAACGCAGGTTGATCGCCTGCGCACAGGCGGGGCAACCATCGGACTTGTGCCGACCATGGGCGCGCTTCACCAGGGGCACCTCACGCTGGTCCGGCGCGCGCGCGAGGCCTGCGATCACGTGGTCGCCTCGATCTTCGTCAACCCGACCCAGTTCGGCCCCAATGAGGATCTCGACGCCTATCCGCGCCAGCTGGCGGAAGATGCGGCGATGCTCGAGGCGGAAGGTTGCGCGCTGCTGTGGGCGCCCACTGTCGAGGAGATGTATCCAGACGGGTTCGTGACCAATGTCTCGGTGCGCGAGGTCAGCGAAGGGCTGTGCGGCGCGGCCCGGCCCGGCCATTTCGACGGGGTCGCAACGGTGGTGTGCAAGCTGTTCAACCAGGTCCGCCCTGACATGGCATTCTTCGGCGAAAAGGATTTCCAGCAGCTCGCCGTGATCCGGGCGATGGCGCGCGATCTCGACCTGACACAGCCGCATTTCCGCTCCATCATCGGCGTGCCCACCGTGCGCGAGGCTGACGGTTTGGCCATGTCGAGCCGCAATCGCTATCTCTCGCCCGAAAACAGAGCCGCCGCTGCCACTCTGCCACAAGCCATGAAGCAAGCGATCGCGGCGATCGAAGGCGGCGGGGAAGTCGGCGCTGCGCTCGCCGAACTGCAATCGCAACTGCTTGGCGCGGGGTTCGCCAGCGTCGATTACGCCACTCTGGCCGATGCCACTTCGCTGCGTCCACTCACCGCATTTTCTGGCGCAGCGGCGCGGTTGCTGGTAGCTGCGCGAATTGGCGGGACGCGGCTGATCGACAACATGGCGGTCGGCTGA
- a CDS encoding DUF475 domain-containing protein, whose protein sequence is MLKHFWGSLLFTAVCLALGGYYGWVLHGTIDGMLGILWICAVLAVLEVSLSFDNAAVNASILKDMDPVWQQRFLTWGIAIAVFGMRIVFPLVIVMVAAGLGPIEAIELALSKPAEYQRIVSGAHIGLMGFGGAFLGMVGLKFFFDSDKNLNWIDAIERPLARVADIEAISIGLVLAGTWATATMLSDADALTFIIAAIGGILTYLAVEIVNHVLEPPTPSSGDVAKAGFGAFLYLEVLDASFSFDGVIGAFALTNNLIIIAIGLGIGAMFVRSMTIFLVRQGTMSEYRYLEHGAFYAILALSVIMYINTFAHIPEVITGLIGAVLIGLAFWSSVRSNRADARNAQGEASA, encoded by the coding sequence ATGTTGAAGCATTTCTGGGGTTCGCTCCTGTTCACCGCCGTCTGCCTTGCGCTGGGCGGCTATTACGGCTGGGTGCTGCACGGCACTATCGACGGGATGCTCGGCATCTTGTGGATCTGCGCGGTTCTGGCGGTGCTGGAAGTATCGCTGTCGTTCGACAACGCAGCGGTGAATGCTTCGATTCTCAAGGACATGGACCCGGTGTGGCAGCAACGGTTCCTGACCTGGGGTATTGCGATTGCGGTGTTCGGGATGCGGATCGTATTCCCGCTGGTGATCGTCATGGTGGCCGCCGGGCTAGGGCCGATAGAGGCCATCGAACTGGCGCTCAGCAAACCGGCCGAATACCAGCGCATCGTCAGCGGTGCGCATATCGGCCTGATGGGCTTTGGCGGGGCGTTCCTCGGCATGGTCGGCCTCAAATTCTTCTTCGATTCGGACAAGAACCTGAACTGGATCGACGCGATCGAGCGCCCGCTTGCCCGCGTGGCCGATATCGAGGCGATTTCGATCGGGCTGGTTCTGGCCGGAACCTGGGCCACCGCGACCATGCTTTCTGATGCCGACGCGCTGACCTTCATCATTGCGGCCATCGGCGGAATCCTGACCTATCTCGCGGTCGAGATCGTCAATCACGTGCTCGAACCGCCCACTCCTTCATCCGGCGACGTGGCAAAGGCCGGGTTCGGCGCGTTCCTCTATCTCGAAGTGCTCGACGCCAGCTTCTCGTTTGACGGGGTGATCGGCGCCTTCGCGCTGACGAACAATCTGATCATCATCGCCATCGGTCTGGGAATCGGGGCGATGTTCGTGCGTTCGATGACGATCTTCCTCGTGCGGCAGGGAACGATGTCGGAATACCGCTATCTCGAACATGGCGCCTTCTACGCGATTCTCGCGCTTTCGGTGATCATGTACATCAACACCTTCGCGCATATTCCCGAAGTCATCACCGGGCTGATCGGCGCGGTGCTGATCGGGCTGGCGTTCTGGTCGTCGGTGCGTTCCAACCGCGCCGATGCCAGGAATGCGCAAGGCGAAGCGTCTGCTTGA
- the cysD gene encoding sulfate adenylyltransferase subunit CysD, whose translation MCCSQDSRISWRGMRKLTHLERLEAESIHIFREVVAEAENPVMLYSVGKDSSVMLHLARKAFHPAPPPFPMLHVASGWDFADLLAHRDKTVREYGLELIIAQNEDAEEQGINPFDTGSALYSQAQLTDPLKRALTQHGFDAAFGGGRRDEEKARAKERVFSFRTAAHRWDPKNQRPELWNLYNAKKNKGESIRVFPLSNWTELDIWQYIALEKIDIVPLYFSAPRPTVERDGMVLVVDDDRFRLEDGEEPVTRSVRFRTLGCYPLTGATLSEATDMNAIIQEMLLATGSERQGRAIDKGQSASMEDKKQEGYF comes from the coding sequence TTGTGTTGTTCGCAGGATTCGCGCATTAGCTGGCGGGGCATGCGAAAACTGACCCATCTCGAACGGCTCGAAGCCGAAAGCATCCATATCTTCCGCGAAGTCGTGGCCGAGGCTGAAAACCCGGTCATGCTGTATTCGGTGGGCAAGGATTCCTCGGTAATGCTGCATCTGGCGCGCAAGGCGTTCCACCCCGCGCCTCCGCCCTTCCCGATGCTGCATGTGGCGAGCGGCTGGGACTTTGCAGACCTGCTGGCTCATCGTGACAAGACGGTGCGCGAATACGGGCTGGAACTGATCATCGCCCAGAACGAGGATGCCGAGGAGCAGGGGATAAACCCCTTCGACACCGGCAGCGCGCTTTATTCGCAGGCGCAGCTTACCGATCCGCTCAAGCGCGCCCTGACCCAGCATGGCTTTGACGCGGCATTCGGTGGCGGGCGGCGCGACGAGGAAAAGGCCCGCGCCAAGGAACGCGTCTTCAGCTTTCGCACCGCTGCCCACCGCTGGGACCCGAAGAACCAGCGCCCGGAGCTGTGGAACCTCTACAACGCGAAAAAGAACAAGGGCGAAAGCATCCGCGTCTTCCCGCTGTCCAACTGGACCGAGCTCGATATCTGGCAATATATCGCGCTCGAAAAGATCGACATCGTGCCGCTCTATTTCTCCGCCCCGCGCCCCACGGTGGAGCGCGACGGCATGGTGCTGGTGGTGGATGATGACCGCTTCCGGCTGGAGGATGGCGAAGAGCCGGTGACCCGTTCGGTGCGTTTCCGCACACTCGGCTGCTACCCGCTTACCGGCGCCACGCTAAGCGAGGCGACCGACATGAACGCCATCATCCAGGAAATGCTGCTCGCCACCGGGTCCGAACGTCAGGGCCGCGCCATCGACAAGGGGCAGTCGGCCAGCATGGAAGACAAGAAGCAGGAGGGGTATTTCTGA
- the cysN gene encoding sulfate adenylyltransferase subunit CysN — MTNAPSFQTDALIAEDIDAYLDAHQHKSLLRFITCGSVDDGKSTLIGRLLYDSKMIFEDQLAALESDSAKHGTQGDQIDFALLVDGLAAEREQGITIDVAYRFFTTEKRKFIVADTPGHEQYTRNMVTGASTADLAVILIDARKGVLQQTRRHSYLVHLLGIRHLVLAVNKMDLVGYDQATFDAIVADYAAFAAEVGIESFTAIPISGFKGDNITLAPSAQTPWYNGPSLIHHLETVEVANTAAQERAFRMPVQWVNRPNLDFRGFAGQIASGTIRPGDPVRIVPAGKTSTVKSISTFDGDLEEAVAGQSVTLTLADEVDCSRGDVIAAAGDPPEASDQFRATIVWMDETAMKPGRGYWLKIGSQMVTATIQPPEYEIDVNSLDRLAAKTLDLNAIGVAEFATDRPIVFEPYASSRQLGGFILIDKFTNATVGAGMIEFALRRAQNVHWQPTTITREDHANLKNQKPRVLWFTGLSGSGKSTIANEVEKQLALMNRHTFLLDGDNVRHGLNKDLGFTETDRIENIRRIGEVAKLMADAGLIVLTAFISPFRAERQMVRAMLPEGEFIEIFVDTPLEVAEQRDVKGLYKKARSGELKNFTGIDSPYEPPEAPEIRVNTVDMTPQEAAEYIISQIMPLK, encoded by the coding sequence ATGACCAACGCCCCTTCCTTCCAAACCGACGCTTTGATCGCCGAGGATATCGACGCCTATCTCGACGCGCATCAGCACAAGAGCCTCTTGCGCTTCATCACCTGCGGCAGCGTGGATGACGGCAAATCGACCCTGATCGGGCGGCTGCTTTACGATTCGAAGATGATCTTCGAAGACCAGCTCGCCGCGCTTGAAAGCGACAGTGCAAAACACGGGACGCAGGGCGACCAGATCGACTTCGCCCTGCTGGTCGATGGCCTTGCGGCGGAGCGCGAACAGGGCATCACCATCGATGTCGCCTATCGCTTCTTCACGACCGAGAAACGCAAGTTCATCGTCGCCGATACGCCAGGGCACGAACAATACACGCGCAACATGGTGACAGGCGCTTCGACCGCCGATCTGGCCGTGATCCTGATCGATGCGCGCAAGGGCGTGCTGCAGCAGACACGGCGCCATTCCTACCTCGTCCACCTGCTCGGCATCCGGCATCTGGTGCTGGCGGTGAACAAGATGGACCTGGTCGGCTACGATCAGGCGACCTTCGACGCGATCGTCGCCGATTACGCCGCTTTCGCTGCGGAAGTCGGCATCGAAAGCTTCACCGCAATCCCGATTTCGGGGTTCAAGGGCGACAACATCACCCTCGCCCCCTCTGCCCAGACGCCGTGGTACAACGGCCCGTCGCTGATCCACCACCTCGAAACCGTCGAAGTCGCGAACACCGCGGCGCAGGAACGCGCTTTCCGTATGCCGGTGCAATGGGTGAACCGCCCTAATCTCGATTTCAGGGGCTTTGCCGGCCAAATCGCCAGCGGAACGATCCGTCCGGGCGATCCGGTGCGGATCGTTCCGGCGGGCAAGACCAGCACGGTCAAATCGATCTCCACCTTCGATGGCGATCTGGAAGAGGCGGTGGCGGGCCAGTCGGTCACGCTGACGCTGGCTGACGAAGTCGATTGTTCGCGCGGGGACGTGATCGCGGCGGCGGGCGATCCACCCGAAGCATCGGATCAGTTCCGGGCCACCATTGTGTGGATGGATGAAACCGCGATGAAGCCGGGCCGGGGATACTGGCTCAAGATCGGCAGCCAGATGGTGACCGCAACGATCCAGCCCCCTGAGTACGAGATCGACGTCAACAGCCTCGATCGGCTGGCGGCCAAGACGCTGGACTTGAACGCGATCGGGGTTGCCGAATTCGCGACCGACCGGCCGATCGTGTTCGAACCCTATGCCAGCAGCCGCCAGCTAGGCGGGTTCATCCTGATCGACAAGTTCACCAATGCCACCGTCGGCGCAGGGATGATCGAATTCGCCTTGCGCCGCGCGCAGAACGTCCATTGGCAGCCGACCACCATCACGCGCGAGGATCACGCCAATCTGAAGAACCAGAAGCCGCGGGTCCTGTGGTTCACCGGGCTTTCGGGATCGGGCAAATCGACCATCGCCAACGAGGTCGAAAAGCAGCTGGCGCTGATGAACCGCCACACCTTCCTGCTCGATGGCGACAATGTGCGGCATGGGCTCAACAAGGATCTGGGCTTTACCGAGACCGACCGGATCGAGAACATCCGCAGGATTGGCGAGGTTGCCAAGCTGATGGCGGATGCGGGGCTGATCGTGCTCACCGCCTTCATCTCGCCGTTCCGTGCGGAGCGGCAGATGGTGCGCGCGATGCTGCCGGAGGGCGAATTCATCGAAATCTTCGTCGACACCCCGCTGGAGGTGGCCGAACAGCGCGACGTGAAGGGGCTCTACAAGAAAGCACGTTCGGGCGAGCTCAAGAACTTCACCGGGATCGACAGCCCCTATGAACCGCCCGAAGCACCGGAAATCCGGGTCAACACGGTGGATATGACCCCGCAAGAGGCTGCCGAATACATCATCAGCCAGATAATGCCGCTCAAGTGA
- a CDS encoding 3'(2'),5'-bisphosphate nucleotidase CysQ, protein MNLRDLSDAELAATLAVEAGRILKDVRETSGLEGKALGKAGDAAANAYLCEAIRAARPEDGLLSEEEKDDTARCAMSRVWIVDPVDGTREYGERRSDWAVHVGLAVDGLATTGAVALPGLDDGVVLRSDVVEPLKPAAPTPRFLVSRTRPAKEAVAVAKAMGGELIEMGSAGAKAMAVVRGEAEIYLHSGGQYEWDNCAPVAVAQAYGLHCSRIDGSPLVYNREDTYLPDLLICRPEYADTVLGLVRGS, encoded by the coding sequence GTGAACCTGCGTGACCTCTCCGATGCCGAACTCGCCGCCACGCTGGCGGTGGAGGCCGGGCGCATCCTGAAGGATGTGCGCGAAACAAGCGGTCTTGAGGGCAAGGCGCTGGGCAAGGCGGGCGATGCCGCCGCCAACGCCTATCTGTGCGAGGCGATCCGCGCGGCGCGGCCTGAGGACGGGCTGCTTTCCGAAGAGGAAAAGGACGACACCGCGCGCTGCGCAATGAGCCGGGTGTGGATTGTCGACCCGGTTGACGGCACGCGCGAATATGGCGAGCGGCGCAGCGATTGGGCGGTGCATGTCGGGCTGGCGGTGGACGGCTTGGCCACCACCGGCGCGGTCGCGCTGCCGGGGCTGGATGACGGCGTGGTGCTGCGCAGCGATGTTGTCGAACCGTTGAAGCCTGCGGCCCCAACCCCGCGCTTCCTCGTCAGCCGTACGCGTCCAGCGAAAGAGGCCGTTGCCGTCGCCAAGGCCATGGGTGGCGAATTGATCGAAATGGGCAGCGCCGGGGCCAAAGCGATGGCTGTGGTGCGCGGGGAGGCGGAAATCTACCTGCATTCGGGCGGTCAGTACGAATGGGACAATTGCGCCCCTGTCGCCGTGGCGCAGGCGTATGGCCTCCATTGTTCGCGGATCGACGGATCGCCGCTCGTCTACAATCGCGAAGACACTTACCTGCCCGACTTGCTCATCTGTCGGCCGGAATATGCGGATACGGTCTTAGGACTCGTCCGCGGGAGCTGA
- a CDS encoding OmpA family protein → MTKTRTPILPLALIAALGACAQTDEPPEDTAPTANVEAEPTPEASETISILRTDIEQPDEPEPELEPLELTIGFPAGGTALDTAAVAQVQAALASEQIALGGPIILRGHSDAGGNDAANLRASRARAETVRDWLVENGIAADRIEIIAFGEQNPVEPNALPDGSPNAEGRAANRRVEIEIALPFKENPIPAISAPADES, encoded by the coding sequence ATGACAAAAACCAGAACACCCATTCTTCCGCTTGCTCTGATCGCCGCGCTCGGTGCCTGTGCGCAGACGGATGAACCGCCCGAAGACACAGCGCCGACAGCCAATGTCGAAGCCGAACCGACCCCAGAGGCGAGCGAGACAATCTCGATCTTGCGGACCGATATCGAACAGCCGGATGAGCCCGAACCCGAGCTTGAGCCGTTGGAACTGACTATCGGCTTTCCTGCAGGGGGAACCGCGCTCGATACCGCTGCGGTTGCCCAGGTTCAGGCGGCGCTTGCTTCTGAACAGATTGCCCTTGGCGGGCCGATCATCCTGCGCGGGCATAGCGATGCGGGCGGCAATGACGCGGCCAATTTGCGCGCCTCGCGGGCGCGGGCCGAAACAGTGCGGGACTGGCTGGTGGAAAACGGCATCGCCGCTGACCGTATCGAGATCATCGCGTTCGGCGAGCAGAACCCGGTTGAGCCCAACGCCTTGCCCGACGGATCGCCCAACGCAGAAGGCCGTGCCGCAAACCGCCGGGTCGAGATCGAAATTGCCCTACCGTTCAAGGAAAACCCCATCCCGGCGATCTCAGCTCCCGCGGACGAGTCCTAA
- a CDS encoding cation:proton antiporter: protein MTSQALVIAAVGALGIGAQWLAWRTGWPAIVLMLAAGFIAGPVTGLIDPEATFGDLLDPMISVGVALILFEGGLSLDLRELRHSGKAVMRLATVGVLIGWALGTLAGFYIAGLVWPVAVLFGGILIVTGPTVVIPLLRQANVQPRPNSILKWEGIVNDPTGALCAVIAYEYFRFVQDNPGATPLDVVPPLIIAALLAGLVGYAAARAIAYLFPRGAIPEYLKVPVLFTTVIGVFVLTNQIEHEAGLVAVTVMGITLANRDVSSIRSIHPFKENVAVLLVSGIFILLSSSLKWEELTYLQTSIRPLLFLLALLFLVRPLTVLISLLGTDVPWNERLFVAWIAPRGIVLVAISGLFALRLGDLGIEGGQLLIGLSFAVVVVTVIAHGFTVNLVARLLGVKGTSRPGLLIVGSTAWTIELAKQMEAIKTPVMIVDQSWQRLGAARREGLSFYHGEILNEATEHNLDLSPFQVLVAATDNEAYNALVCNEFAHEIGRDSVYQLGENSEGDDRHALPESIRGRALFTDGFGVTDVNERQRQGWAFKKTRLSDEFDFDDAREKLPDSATMLLLVREDGTLRFFTHAATPEPRPGDTIISFVPPKSQEEQAHKRAARESAKGEAAKPGTLPETNPRTR, encoded by the coding sequence ATGACATCACAAGCACTTGTAATCGCCGCCGTGGGCGCTCTGGGCATCGGGGCGCAATGGCTGGCGTGGCGGACCGGATGGCCCGCCATCGTGCTGATGCTTGCAGCGGGCTTCATCGCCGGGCCCGTGACAGGCCTGATCGATCCCGAAGCCACATTCGGCGATTTGCTTGACCCGATGATCAGCGTCGGCGTCGCACTGATCCTGTTCGAAGGGGGGCTCAGCCTCGACCTGCGCGAATTGCGCCATTCGGGCAAGGCGGTGATGCGGCTTGCGACGGTGGGCGTGCTGATCGGCTGGGCTCTGGGTACGCTGGCGGGGTTCTATATCGCCGGGCTCGTCTGGCCTGTGGCGGTGCTGTTTGGCGGTATCCTGATCGTCACCGGGCCGACCGTCGTGATCCCGCTTCTGCGGCAGGCCAATGTCCAGCCGCGGCCCAATTCGATCCTGAAGTGGGAAGGCATCGTCAACGATCCCACCGGCGCGCTGTGCGCGGTGATCGCCTATGAATATTTCCGCTTCGTACAGGACAACCCCGGCGCGACTCCGCTCGACGTGGTGCCGCCGCTGATCATAGCCGCGCTCCTCGCAGGTCTGGTTGGCTATGCGGCGGCGCGGGCAATCGCCTATCTTTTCCCACGCGGAGCGATCCCCGAATATCTCAAGGTGCCGGTGCTGTTCACCACGGTGATCGGCGTTTTTGTGCTGACCAACCAGATCGAACATGAAGCTGGACTGGTGGCCGTAACCGTGATGGGCATCACGCTGGCCAACCGCGATGTTTCGAGCATCCGCTCGATCCACCCGTTCAAGGAGAATGTCGCGGTACTGCTGGTCTCCGGCATATTCATCCTGCTGTCGTCCTCCCTCAAATGGGAGGAGCTGACCTATCTCCAGACCAGCATCCGCCCGCTGCTGTTCCTGCTCGCGCTACTATTCCTAGTCCGCCCGCTGACTGTACTCATCAGCCTGCTGGGCACCGATGTCCCGTGGAACGAGCGGCTGTTCGTCGCGTGGATCGCGCCGCGCGGGATCGTGCTGGTCGCCATTTCCGGCCTGTTTGCCCTGCGTCTGGGCGATCTCGGGATCGAAGGCGGGCAATTGCTGATCGGACTGAGTTTCGCGGTGGTGGTAGTCACGGTGATCGCGCATGGCTTCACCGTCAATCTGGTTGCGCGGTTGCTGGGGGTGAAGGGCACATCGCGGCCCGGCCTGCTCATCGTCGGATCGACCGCGTGGACGATCGAACTCGCCAAGCAGATGGAGGCGATCAAGACACCGGTGATGATCGTCGATCAAAGCTGGCAAAGGCTGGGCGCGGCACGGCGCGAGGGTCTGTCGTTCTACCACGGCGAAATCCTCAACGAGGCGACCGAACACAACCTTGACCTGTCACCGTTCCAGGTGCTCGTCGCGGCAACCGATAACGAGGCGTATAACGCACTCGTCTGCAACGAGTTCGCGCATGAGATCGGCCGGGATTCGGTCTATCAACTTGGCGAAAACAGCGAAGGCGACGATCGCCACGCGTTGCCCGAGAGCATTCGCGGCCGTGCCCTATTTACTGACGGTTTCGGCGTGACCGATGTGAACGAGCGCCAGCGGCAGGGCTGGGCCTTCAAGAAAACCCGCCTGTCCGACGAATTCGATTTTGACGATGCGCGCGAAAAGCTGCCCGACAGCGCGACCATGCTGCTGCTGGTGCGCGAAGACGGGACGCTGCGCTTCTTCACCCACGCAGCCACGCCAGAACCGCGTCCGGGCGACACGATCATCTCCTTCGTTCCGCCCAAGTCGCAGGAGGAACAGGCCCACAAACGCGCCGCTCGCGAAAGCGCGAAAGGCGAAGCGGCCAAACCCGGCACCCTTCCAGAAACCAACCCGAGGACCCGATAG
- a CDS encoding adenine phosphoribosyltransferase, which translates to MGAAHLTRDELKQLIRTVPDFPAPGIQFRDITTLIGHHQGMAASVHYLAELADAAGAHKIAGMEARGFIFGAAVAVQLGIGFVPVRKPGKLPIETIGIDYALEYGTDRLEMDPAAVEPGHKVVIVDDLIATGGTAFASAELLRKAGAQVDHALFVIDLPDLGGAQRLRNAGITVEALMDFEGD; encoded by the coding sequence ATGGGCGCTGCACATCTGACACGGGACGAATTGAAGCAGCTGATCCGCACCGTGCCGGATTTCCCCGCTCCCGGCATCCAGTTTCGCGACATCACCACGCTTATCGGCCATCATCAGGGCATGGCGGCGAGTGTTCATTACCTTGCAGAACTCGCCGATGCGGCAGGCGCGCACAAGATTGCAGGGATGGAAGCGCGCGGATTCATCTTTGGTGCTGCGGTCGCCGTGCAACTCGGCATCGGCTTTGTCCCGGTGCGCAAGCCGGGCAAGCTCCCGATTGAGACAATCGGCATCGATTACGCGCTCGAATACGGCACCGACCGGCTCGAAATGGATCCTGCCGCCGTCGAGCCCGGCCACAAAGTCGTGATTGTGGACGATCTCATCGCCACCGGCGGGACCGCGTTCGCATCGGCGGAACTGCTGCGCAAGGCGGGGGCGCAAGTCGACCACGCGCTGTTCGTCATTGACCTGCCCGATCTGGGCGGAGCGCAGCGGTTGCGCAATGCCGGGATCACCGTCGAGGCGCTGATGGACTTCGAAGGCGATTGA
- a CDS encoding cytochrome c1, with protein sequence MTIRLGGIIFGLGLTAVLLLWSLLPGAINFAFPEKPDYYAFQEKNIAPEGGFSFEGPLGKWDTQQLQRGYQVYKEVCAACHSLQYVAFRNLQDLGYSDAEVRAEAATWQVPFQNPESGEIEMRAGEPTDQFPPVYYLGQGNPPDLSLITKARPDGTHYVYSLMQGYNEPDPEDVAKSPEFETPPGLYFNEYFYNINIAMPPQLLDGIVTYADGTEATTEQMSQDVAAFLTWAGEPSLIQRKQTGWFVIAFLIFATSLGFLSYKSIWAGMKPKKK encoded by the coding sequence ATGACCATTCGTCTTGGAGGCATAATCTTCGGCCTGGGCCTCACAGCCGTTCTGCTGCTGTGGTCGCTGCTGCCGGGTGCCATCAACTTCGCCTTCCCGGAAAAGCCGGACTATTACGCCTTCCAGGAAAAGAACATCGCCCCTGAAGGCGGCTTCTCGTTCGAAGGCCCGCTGGGCAAGTGGGACACGCAGCAGCTTCAGCGCGGCTATCAGGTCTACAAGGAAGTCTGCGCCGCCTGCCACAGCCTGCAGTATGTCGCATTCCGCAACCTACAGGACCTCGGCTATTCCGATGCGGAAGTGCGCGCCGAAGCCGCAACCTGGCAGGTGCCTTTCCAGAACCCGGAATCGGGTGAGATCGAAATGCGCGCAGGCGAGCCGACCGACCAGTTCCCGCCGGTCTATTACCTCGGCCAGGGCAACCCGCCTGATCTTTCGCTGATCACCAAGGCGCGTCCGGACGGTACGCACTACGTCTATTCGCTGATGCAGGGCTATAACGAGCCCGATCCCGAAGACGTGGCGAAGTCGCCCGAGTTCGAAACTCCGCCGGGCCTGTACTTCAACGAGTACTTCTACAACATCAACATCGCCATGCCGCCGCAGCTGCTCGATGGCATCGTGACCTATGCTGACGGCACCGAAGCGACGACCGAGCAGATGTCGCAGGACGTTGCCGCGTTCCTGACCTGGGCGGGCGAGCCTTCGCTGATCCAGCGCAAGCAGACCGGCTGGTTCGTGATTGCCTTCCTGATCTTCGCGACGAGCCTCGGCTTCCTGTCGTACAAGTCGATCTGGGCAGGGATGAAGCCGAAGAAGAAATAA
- a CDS encoding cytochrome b, translating to MSFAWANQYEPKSAFTKWIDEKLPLPRLVYNAVGAGYPVPRNLNYMWNFGVLAGFFLMFQIITGVVLAMHYAADVSVAFGSIEHIMRNVNYGWLLKYAHANGASFFFIVIYLHIFRGFYYSSYKAPREMIWLLGVVIFLLMMATAFMGYVLPWGQMSFWGAKVITGLFGAIPFIGEPLQVWLVGGYAPNDSTLNRFFSLHFLLPFVIAGVVILHIWSLHIPGSSNPTGVEVKKESDTVPFHPYYTAKDGWFLGLFLIFFATIVFFAPNMLGHPDNWIEANPLSTPAHIVPEWYFYPFYAILRAFTGDLTIPFTGIILVPAKLLGVIAMFSAILVWFFLPWLDKSPVRSGAYRPLFRKFFWFGLVPCMAALFYLGGATPEEPYIVLSQLATAYYFLHFLVILPIVSQIEIPKPLPFSITEAVLGKDDDAAAPSAAAGSAKPEGDAPDGALQPAE from the coding sequence ATGAGTTTCGCCTGGGCAAATCAGTATGAACCGAAGTCCGCTTTCACCAAGTGGATTGACGAGAAACTGCCGCTTCCGCGGTTGGTCTACAACGCGGTGGGTGCGGGCTATCCGGTGCCGCGCAACCTCAATTACATGTGGAACTTCGGCGTTCTCGCCGGTTTCTTCCTGATGTTCCAGATCATCACCGGCGTCGTGCTGGCGATGCATTATGCAGCCGATGTCTCGGTCGCCTTCGGCTCGATCGAACACATCATGCGCAACGTGAACTACGGCTGGCTGCTGAAATACGCCCACGCCAACGGTGCGAGCTTCTTCTTCATCGTGATCTACCTGCACATCTTCCGCGGGTTCTATTACTCCTCCTACAAGGCCCCGCGCGAGATGATCTGGCTGCTGGGCGTTGTCATCTTCCTGCTGATGATGGCCACCGCCTTCATGGGTTACGTGCTGCCGTGGGGTCAGATGAGCTTCTGGGGTGCGAAGGTGATCACCGGCCTGTTTGGCGCGATTCCCTTTATCGGTGAGCCGCTGCAGGTCTGGCTCGTCGGCGGCTATGCCCCGAACGATTCGACCCTGAACCGCTTCTTCTCGCTTCACTTCCTGCTGCCGTTCGTGATTGCGGGCGTGGTGATCCTGCACATCTGGTCGCTGCACATCCCGGGTTCTTCGAACCCGACCGGCGTCGAAGTGAAGAAGGAAAGCGACACCGTGCCGTTCCACCCGTATTACACGGCGAAGGATGGCTGGTTCCTCGGCCTGTTCCTGATCTTCTTTGCAACCATCGTGTTCTTCGCTCCGAACATGTTGGGCCACCCGGACAACTGGATCGAAGCGAACCCGCTTTCGACCCCGGCGCACATCGTTCCCGAATGGTATTTCTATCCGTTCTACGCGATCCTGCGCGCCTTCACCGGTGACCTGACCATTCCGTTCACCGGCATCATCCTTGTCCCGGCGAAGCTGCTGGGCGTGATCGCGATGTTCTCCGCGATCCTCGTCTGGTTCTTCCTGCCGTGGCTGGACAAGAGCCCGGTTCGTTCGGGCGCCTATCGCCCGCTGTTCCGCAAGTTCTTCTGGTTCGGCCTGGTGCCGTGCATGGCCGCGCTGTTCTACCTCGGTGGTGCAACCCCGGAAGAGCCGTATATCGTGCTGAGCCAGCTCGCGACGGCGTACTACTTCCTGCATTTCCTGGTGATCCTGCCGATCGTCAGTCAGATCGAAATCCCCAAGCCGCTGCCGTTCTCGATCACCGAGGCCGTGCTGGGCAAGGATGACGACGCCGCTGCACCGTCGGCTGCCGCCGGTTCGGCCAAGCCCGAAGGCGACGCTCCCGATGGCGCGTTGCAGCCGGCTGAGTAA